GTCAATAATACAAAGTTATTATATACCTACGTTTTGTAATTAAGATTGACCTAGCGATGTACCGTTCCtacaaaatgtaaacaaacatccCTGTGTTTGACAGTGACGTTGGAATTAGGCCAATAGTAGACATCTCGTTTGACACCTCTTatgattttaaattaaacttagtGTAATCCAGAACCTGGACATTTTACCTAACTACTTATATGTCCCTGTTCGGAATTGTTTCTCACCCTTTGAAGTCAGAGGTCAGAACTCACAAAACCATTGAGTTCTGACCTTTTACTTCATATGGTACGAAAGTTATAGTTATATTATGACACTTATGACCTATCACTTCCTTATAGAATATCACGTAATTTGCAGCCGTCTAGGAAGACAATACAGCAATTTAAGCAAGTGTTACACAACTAACAGAGCTTAGAAGTCTGATTTGGCTGAAGATTACTGGCTGACCCGCTTACGTAACTATGTAGTATGTTTTTACTTTCAATGGGTTAACAATTCTGGGCCACCGAGATGTGAACGTGAAGGTAAAGCTCATCTTCGCGTAAACTTCAAATTATCCAATTACGAGTACGGTAACTCTTTTACTGTGTATTATACAAGTTATGTCATTCGGGGCAGTCGGACGAGTCGAGTAAAGTGCAGgcttatacatacctacattcctTTACAACCAGCGTGTATTAGTCACATTTAATAAGGTACCTGACTCATATTAGGCCCAGTAGATAACAAAACGCACTTATATTACATTGTTTTGTATAAATCGACTACTGCTCTAAACAAAAGCTAACTTTCGATGATTTATAATTTCGATGACTTTTGATTTTGTAACTAAAATTTTCAAGGTGGTCTTTTCTTGGGTCCAGTGCCTTAGTAGAGTATCTTCTACATCTTGTCAAGATGACGGATATTTATACTatgtatgttttgttatatttcAGCTAAGCGGCTTTCTACTGGCTAGCTTTGGCGTCTGCTTCGCGACTTTTGGACATGAACAGTTAGTATCTTCATGTTCTTAGTGCTTTTACATCAATTTCTCCTTCTATTGTTCACCATAAATGCTTGTACGAGTAACGTAGGTTTTTCGCGCGTTTAAAAATAGATTAGTGACACTGCAGCCTATTTAATGGCGGAACCGCAAAAACAACACTGGATGTAGCAATTTGGTTGAGATTTCTATTACCTAGCGATTCTCACGGCTCTCTTCACTGCGGTTAACAGTGAAAATCGACCTATTGTGTGCTAACCATATATTATTTTACCCTTTGATGCTATCtaagtttgtttttattgaattgtcAAGATGCATTGCGATCTTTTACTTCTATTGTTATTAGTGCAGCTGTATGCAATGCAGACTTTTGTTGTGTTAAATTTAAATGTGATACCAATACATATAGTCACTGTAGCTCTATTTTCTTTACAGCGTTCATATTCGAATTCATATACCTGAACCGCACCACGAATCGAAAGAAGTAATCGTCCATGAGCATCACGATGACCACGGCGGTGACGGTGGCGGATACGGCGGTGGACACGGCGGCGGGTTTGGCGGTGGACATGGCGGCGGGCACGGCGGTGGgcacggcggcggcggcgggttcGGTGGCGGCCACGGTGGCGGGCACGGCGGCGGGCATGGCGGCGGACACATTGAAATCCAGAGTCTACACGGAGGCTTCATCGACCATCTGAAGAGCCACGGTGGGGGAGGCCACGGCGGAGGCCACGGCGGTGGATTTGGCGGAGGATACGGCGGCGGCCACGACGGAGGATTCGGAGGTGGTCACGGCGGAGGATTCGGCGGAGGCCATGGCGGAGGATTCGGAGGAGGCCACGACCACGGCGGTGGCCATGATTTTGGAGGCGGACACGGCGGAGGAAGTTTTGATATAGGAGGCCACGATAGCGGACACGGCGGAGATCACGGCGGTTTCGGCGGTGGTTTCGGAGGTGGGCACGGCGGCGGCTTCGGAGGCGGCCACGACCACGGTGGCGGTCATGACCATGGTGGCGGCCACGATCACGGCGGTGGAAGTGACTTCAGTGGATCTTTTGGCGGCGGCCACGGCAGTGATTTGGGTGGCTACGGAGGCGGAAGTTTTGGCGGAGGGCACGGAGGCGGCGGCGGTCACGACCATGGCAGCGGACACGATCATGGAGGTGGCGGCTTTGATCTTGGCGGCAGTTTCGGCGGCGGCCACGGCGGGGGACACGGAAGCAGTGGCGGTCATGATTTCGGTGGAAGCATCGGCGGTGGAATCGGAGGTGGCCACGATGACCATCACGGAGGTGGAGGCGGAGGGTTCGGAGGCCACGGAGGAATATCTTTAGTGAGCTCAGACAGTTACAGTGGCGGCCACGGCTCCGGTGGCCACGGATCTGGTGGACTGGGAAGTTTCGGAGGCAGCGGTGGCGGCCACGACAGTTACAGTTCAGGAGGAGGCGGCCATAACAGTTATAATTCGGGTATCACCAGCTACGATACTTATCACAGCGGTGGGCACGGGGGCGGCGGAGACAGTTATAGCTTGGGAGGCTCAGGAGGCCACGGGAGTGATATTTTTAGCGGCGGCATCGGAGGCGGCCATGGAGGAGGCCACGGAGGCCACGGGGGCGGCGGCGACAGCTACACGAGCGCTATATTCGCCGGACACGGAGGTGGTCCCTATCATAGAAAATAACTGAATCTGATAATTATAGAAAATCAACTAAGTCATAGTCCACGGGTCTTCATGGGCCTCACAGTACAAGCCTAGCTGTCTTTGTAAATAGCTCGTAGTTCTAAGTTATTGTTGTTATGTTATAATGTAGAAACTAATAgaattatttaatattgtgttttattttgatttacatacctaaatatatacacataaactgcgcctgtattcccaaactgggtaggcacatgaaactgctcaatttTTAGTGCCACTATGGGCAGTTAAATTATAAGAAAGAATACTCAAAAATCTCgacatttagaaaatattttaagcattCTTACACCGGATGCAATATTTATATCAAGACAATTAAGGAATATTAAGCAAACCATTACTTTTATTCAGAATTACCTACGAGGCACTTTGCATAAATTACTGAGTACTTTGCCAGTGAAGTTATGTTAACTGCGGGGAGAGTATAGTATTTCCTTTGCTTACCGAGCACAAGTCATGTAAAATGGAGCTCTGTATCGAGACATTCGAGCGGAGACTCGTATTATATACTACATGAGTACGCAAATAATTTGGAAACTATCACTTACTCGTGTTTTAATATAGGGCTattatggactaagagcccagagccgccagaccttcctcatatTCTCACCTTCTTTTTTCACCTTCAGgccttgatagcaaaaaatggcCGCCGGCCGAACTAGATAATATGCaaacattaaacgtcgatacaaactctacattatcccaaagtttcatccttgagaatataaagaaggtctggcggctcagggctcttagtccattagGGCTACATGGCTACAAGTttgaaacttaatttaaacatacctatatttataaataagttaGAAAGAAGTTGGCGTACCTAATATCACAAAAAATCCGCTCACCCAAAATTCCGAAACGTACTCCCAACTTCTACTTCCAACTTCCGTCTATAGGAGGGGTTATTCGCTTTTACCACCAGGCGATTCGGCCCGTTTACCGCCTAACAAGCAAACCATGTCATGCTGAATGTATTTCACGTATTTAGATTATaatagtagcggatgaaacaacgcaccaaaagtacCTGAAATCCTGATTCATGAACAACGTTTCTAAATAGGTATAAGTAGTTTTGTCAGTAGTAACGTATTGattgtaatatataaattactagcttttgcccgcggcttcgctcgcgttagaaagagacaaaatgtagcctatgtcactttccatcccttcgactatctccacttaaaaaatcacgtcaattcgtcgcttcgtttggccgtgaaagacggacaaacaaacagacacacacactttctcatttataatattagtatggattttcagTAATGACATTTAGGGAATAAAATCAGGACTAAGGCCGAAACACTGTTTTCATCATACCAAATACTATTCACGAGTttcacgaccggtctggcgcagtcggtagtgaccctgtctgctaagccgcggtcccgggttcgaatcctatTCGAATTCTATGTAACATATATAACCCTAagtctatgtatattatatatatcattgtcctgagtacccacaacacaagccttcttgagcttaccgtgggcctcagtcaatctgtgtaagaataccgtgtaatatttatttatatttatattatttattcagcACGGTGATTTGTTAGCTATAAGAATAACACAGGCCGCGCGGTACTGCGCAAGTGCGCATGACTATCGGTATCGGTGGATCTCGATAATTACATAATGCGCTCGCGCCCTTCACTTGGAAGCTTCCGCGTAAGCTCGCGTAAGCTGCTACAGCCAGGCCAAGATAAAttggcaacgattttgacagCGAGACCCGCATCAAAATTAATAAGATTTAAGGTACCAACTTAACTTCTTTCTTGCGTTATCACACGGTTTGTGAAAATGGAGTCCTCTATGGCCATCCCATCCAGGATTCTACGAAACTAGTaggcaaggatgatttatataggctTTACTTCAGCAAGAATAGTACCTGCAtgttttagcgccatctattaaatcaTAATACTGATGATGCCtgacaaatttattattttcaaatgtGTATttacgtgatatcatgatattaaaataaagaagaaaaatatttggaacaaatatgattttggccacttccaggctgcgaaacagcgccatcaagttttaagcctaaaaggcccatacatttcaggggtacgcttttttgtatgggctttgtctgtcccggtattacatataccgggtgcccggtaattaatggacaaccttttaaccacccagagggcaccttatactggtccagaaaatcgactttaaggtttagtaaaagtcgccaggttttcgagattttcacactttttaaaactttaggtagtattaaaattttaaaaattgtgaaaatctcgaaaaccaggcgacttttactgaaccttaatgtcgattttctggaccagtataaggtgccctcttggtggttaaaaggttgtccattaatatccattgaaattttaaaaagtgtgaaaatctcgaaaacctggcgacttttactaaaccttaaagtctattttctggaccagtataaggtgccctcttggtggataaaaggttgtccattaattaccgggcaccctgtataaatgGTCTTTGCTAGTAGGCATAGGCACAAATTTGACTAAggcgactgccgtctgacccTCCCACCAAGCAAACGGGTCTAGTTtgcttattgggattagtccaatTTTTCaagatgttttctttcaccgaaaagtgactgacaaatattaaatgacatttcgtgcATTAGGTCCGAAAACCTCATCAGTATGAGCCAggatttgaaaaaaaccccgactttTTATAGACTTTTTTCAAGGAAGAGGGTAAAATGGACTAAATTTGGCGCCTCCTAGACTTGACTGCAGACATGGACTGGTTCACCGGAAATAAATTCGCGTCTATAACCCCTACTAGGAGTTTTTGGCATTTTAGAGTAGGCACGATAATCGATGGCGTAAATGTCACGGAAAATGTACAGTCGCCATACTAAGAGTCGTACCttatttttttagcgccacctattaagtactatcataactacactgatgatgcctacaattttttttcaaaatgtgtaacaTTGAagtgatattatgatattaaaacaaagaagcaTGCCATTTGTTCTATTGTAAAAACACGCGAATACatttcgggaaaatatgattttggccacttccaggctgcgaacagccccatctagttttaagcttaaaaggccaatacatttcaggggtacgctttttagggttccgtatttgtatgggctttgccTGTCCCGTGTTATATGGTCCTTGATACTTAAGTATGTAGTTCTAGGTTGTAGCAATTAACCGTTTGAAGGCACTGTTCCCTTCCTATGTCAGTTTTCGTTAAGTTTACGTATCCTAAACTCGCGGTAACCACACAGGAGACTAATCAGCATTTTACTATGGGCGCACCACGCCTGTCCATAAAAGCTAGTAAGTACCTACGTGACTTAAGGGCTATTACTTTCgcataataaaattaactttcactTATTCTAATTCCGGTATAACCCTTTAAATATACGCTAAGGCATTTTTCGATCTAAGAGGTAcattcaaaaataaattatagaaATAATTATGGTAACACTTTTCTGTCATAGTACCCatcatgtttatttatttttaacataggCAGGTCATGTCCTGCAattacttttttagggttccgtagtcaactaggaacccttatagtttcgccatctgtgtctgtccgtccgtctgtccgcggataatctcagtgaccgttagcactagaaagctgaaatttggtaccaatatgtatatcaatcacgccgacaaagtgcaaaaataaaaagtggaaaaaatgttttattagggtaccccccccctacacgtaaagtggggagtgatttttttttcattgcaatccttacgtgtgatatattgttggataggtatttaaaaatgaataagggtttcctaaaatcgttttatgataatattcatattttcggaacttttgaaccatatgtttaaaaaatatgaaaaaaatcacaaaagtagaactttataaaaactttctaggaaaattgttttgaacttgataggttcggtagtttttgagaaaattacggaaaactacgctcttggccggtttttaatttctacatttTCTTGTGGAATTATACGTAAGAAAACAGGACCGCACTACAATGTTGCAACCTATTATttcttcaccacaccaactggtaaaggctctcttgatacttcgAAAATTGTTGATAAAGTTGCAAAAAAGGAATGagtcataaaaatataaaaataatctgtagATATTTTTTGTATACTAGAAATGTTCTACGTAGGCATGCAGTGTGTTAACAACAAATAGGctttttttaaaggaacgtatttttacattttaatttaatataataattaaataggtattttgactttataaaaaaaatatattgccaCACTTGTCAAGTGAGGGTAATGACAATGACCGCTCTTAAGTATGTGCGATGTGCGTAATGACAATTAAGAAGTGCACGCGTCACATTGAATGTTGGGATttcggaaaattatttttcagttaatttaaataactatcatttgctgatatgcgcaaacgattgctaaatgactgtattattattattggttttaataaaggtccgggtggtggtaacacactgtataagtTAAGAaacagtatttaatttaaaagaatAAACTTCTTTTAATGTCTTAAGTTGCGTATATCTGGCCATTTGGTTAacttaaaagtaataaattgtCAAAGTGAGAGACTATTGATAGTTTTGTGTTCTAGGATTCTATTACATACCTACAGGACATAGTTACACATTAAACCGAGTTCATAATGAAAGTACGTACAGTTATGTATAGAAATTTGCCTAAATaatgaattattaaatattcattACATAAAGACATTGTAGTTACGAGTTACTTACCTTTAATAGATGCTTGGTGCCTGTATAAGTAGTGACACTAATGAGACAAACAATGATATTGACAGTTTGACAGCGTTACGTATGTCGACCGGTTGGTTACGTATGAAAAGGTAAGTGTTAGATTATATCTTTGCGCATTGTGTGATGATATTGATGTTTTGGTTTTACTAGGATTTCGTGGGGATTTCACTAATTTCAGTTTGAGGTAGTTTGCTCGAGCAGTGAAAACGCCAATAGTCTGGGACTGAAATGTCTTTCACCTGGGTTTATTAGGCGACTAATATGTATATTGAGTAAGTAACATGAGCCCAACGAagtccagggggccgatttttgaatctcggccattcgattttgtgaatttcgttcaataatatctccactactagtgatttaaattctactaacagaatcgaaaacgagtggtcattgccgctagttttaaaaatactagctgtcctttttcaaaaatagcattatgtcgttttccacagactttcgaacggcgttTCATGCGTTCGAATTTAAAAATCAATCccctggagggcgatttttgaatctggcatacgggattttgtcactaaaataccggttgaaaacggtgacggtGATTATTTTCAGTATACATTTTCTGAATttgaacgcgtgagactcaaaaatcggcccgctgattCGTAATTAAATTACGTGTCATCGAATGTCACACTCATTCATGTAgatttgagtattattgaatACTGCGTTGATGAACGCCTTCATATAATCTCAGACGTAGTTAACGCAACGCCTGCCTATTTTAAGATAGCAACAATTATAGTTACCGGACGTTTACGTGTAGCATTGTTGGTTTGATCTCTGTAAGCTAATATAAGTTAGTTACATTTATATTAAGaaggcatgtttacaaaaacaacacaactaacatttttttgcgaattaGAGTTATTGGTATCATAACATTCGTCTACGCTCGATCTACAAGTAGAGCAAAAGTATCCAAAAATGATCCCAATTGTCCAAAATCAGACCCCAAAAATATACCCACTTTACAAAAACTACATAATTACCTACATTGCGGATGTGAGGATTAAAATAAATCTACTAGTTAACTAAGATAAACTTGTACCTCtctcaaataatacaaaacataatttctaaAGAAAATTTGTGTTATTTTCTTACCAAAAGAATATAACTAACAAAAGTTTACAAAAACAGCATAAGTGacgaagttatttttcaatttttttccaaaaatattggtCTTTGAAATGTGTAATCGAATATTTCAGAACTATTggcctcttaataaaataacctataCAATGTTTATCTCCAATAACTAATATATAAGaagacatttagtttttttcgtttcctgTAAATTCATGACTAgtgtagttatgttgttttcatcacacccgcactttgaatgtgctattgcacgcaggcggagcgtgagttatagaaaaatcgttctcacaagggaataatgaaatttcttgtaccgtacttaacctTTTTACAtctaagtatttacatattttttacattgcgagtgtgatgaaaaatattgtgtgtaactcggggagtatgaatattactaacgagagtaagttaaatcgcgacggcttgctctcgttagtaatattcaacttcctccccttgttgcacaatgtaggtactattttgtAAACATGCCTTCATTTACTACTTACTATATTAGGCACGTATAAATCAtgagaaaaaactttttaaatagcCGGAAAAagtcaaatatataaatagttatGGGAAGAGGAGGGGAAAATTATTAAGTCAGGCCAAGGTAACGATATTGATAGAGTATAAAATCATAATAAGTCATAATTTCATCTAATTAAGTTTCacgtttaaaaataacatttgcaccgGCGAGGCTGCCAAAATCGTTGCAAATTCATCTTTTACTGACTCTAGTTACTTATAGGAAATAAGCACAATCCATTCAGACCGATAGAGTAAGAGTCtcttacaaaatatttttgctgCGTTTCACGGGGATGGCGATGGCGCCGATGTCTAAGAATATAACATAGTTGTTAGTCAATTCaatagtgaaaaaaaaatagaaataaaatttccCTTCAAGttgtaatttatgaattttgtaattttaaaacttctTCATGTATATATTACTACTTCGTCTAAGATTCGTAAAATGCATGAATGAATTCTGTTAACGCTtctatttacaaaaataatcGAGTATGATTATTACGGCTACTTATGAaacaatttaaaacataaatattcaCTTAGTAACAGTTGAGTATCAAACAACGCACTCGTGGTCTCCCCATGTATTCATCGTAGACTAAGATCACGAATATTGTAATAACCTAACAATAGCACTATAGTTCAGAATTGTTCATATTTTATCACCATATTTGAGCTTCCCTCTCACGGTGGACGAATCCGTAGGGTGCTCGTTCGTGAACCTGTGGAGATGTCTGAGCGACGTCGGGAGAACCGACCTGCCAGAACTCTTGTCTCTTGATGTAAAATCTTTTATCACTGAAAACCTATGCGAAGGTTCAGATTTCGTTGCTGCGACACTTTGTAGTCTTTTTCTCTCACGAGTGCGTATGCTTTGCCTTGTGCCAGGATAGTTGTCCGTCGTAGGCGTAGCCGCCGTGTCTGTGTCTTGTACCCTGAAGAAGTGAAGCGTCGGCCCTGTGGTCGTGGCCACCGACGACGGCTGAGAAGTGGTCGACGGCGTGGGCGGCTCGGCGTACTGGAAGTTGTAGTTGGAGGCGGCTGGCGCCGACATGGGGTCGCCGTGCAACGCCTTGATGGCCATTGCCGAGTAGTACTGGTGTACTGGTGAAGTTTCTTTTATAGTGTACGCCGTTGGTTCCTCTGTCGATTTAAAATTTTCGAATGCTGCATTTACTTCCGCAGATGTCGGCGTATCGTCTTCTAGGGTTACACCCGATTCGGACGAGTTTGAATCTTCTAAATGGTCTAGGACGGATTGATGTTGAGTGTGTCCTCCAAAACTAATATTTTGGGTCGATATCGacttatttttatgtttgtttcgtGCAACCTCTCTGTCTTTACTTTCTGATGCTTTAACGTTTGAAGGAGAGGCATATGTGTCGTAGTCAAAGTTGTTTGAGTAGCCTTTAAAATCAACAAATGGATCTTTGAAGTTCGTAAAGCCGGTTTGTGTTTGCGCGGATGCTGATGAGTCGTAGGACGTTGGCTTGTAGTCGTGCACGACGGTGTTGGACAGAGAGAAGGGCGCCGGCACGCTGGCCTGCTGCAGCCGGTAGTCTCCGAGCTTGTCGTCATTGGAGTAAGGGTTCGGCGTTACATAACGACTTTTTAGTTTGGACTTGTCTTTAACTCTAAAGGCTGGGATCCGCCTGTAATCTTCATAGTTCACTTCCGATGAATATTCGTAATGTGGCGTTGGCGTCgttggtgtaggtttcggtgcCTTCTTCGGTCGACTGTGGGGCGCATATATACCTTCATAGTATGAAAAATCAGTCGATGCCGACGGTTTTGGTGGTTTTGGGTATTTTTGTGACCCATGTTTATGGCGTTTGGGGGCAGATCCGCTGATTCGTAAGCCCTGGCTATTGTAAGAGCCCTTGGGAGGCGAACCCAGGCTTTCTTTTATTATGTCCATATCTGATGTAATCTCGCCATGATCGTGAAATATGTGATCATGGGTTACGTCGCGAGGATTGTAAGCAGCGTATTCTAAATGCGATGGCGTTCCCATCGACCCGACAGCTGTTAATCCCGTGAAGGGGTCGGAAGAGAGAGCCAGCAAGGCCTGCGAGTTCTTGATCGGAATCAGCGGGTGGTGGGCAGCCAGCGCGGACATGCTGGCGAGGTGGTCGCGCGGCGCGTGCGCCCCTGGCAGCCCCACGACGCCCGTCAGCTTGGGCCTATCGTCAAACACTACCTTGTGTATGTGCTCTTCGCTATACGTGTGAATATGTTCGGTGTCGCCGTCGATAATTTTTTCAACTCGTTGCGGTTTCCTTATCTTTTTAATAGTTCCGGTTCCTGCTACGTCCGAATAGAATTGTTCATGAAAACTGGACACCGGGTGTTCCTCTTCGGGTTGAGGTCTATTTCGCACCGTTATAACGCGTTTCGGCTTAACTTTTTTGACTTTCTTTCGTGGCGTCTCATTAACCTTTAAAACTTTTACCCTTTTCGGGGTCGAGGCGGCGGTTCCGAGAGGAGCGGAGAAGCCGGACGGCAGGTAGGAATCTTCTGGCTCGGGAGGAGGGTCCAAGTCGTAATCCTGATCTTCGACTTCAGAATGGTTGGGACCATAGTAGCCTCTAGCTCTATACAATGGCAATAACTTGGAGCCCGCAGCCGCAACTCCAGGCAGTCTATTTTGGGACTCCTCAAACAGCTCCTCTGAGTCAAGTGGTAAGATGCTGGAAACGGATGGCAGTGCCACACTCGTCGGGACCGCTACTGCCCCCTCTGCATTCGGTAAGTAAGCGGGAGCATACTGCGACTGCGCAGGATGCTGCGTTATGTAAATCTTCTTGTGGTGGTGTATGTGTTTTACCTTTTGTGGTAGATGTATCCGGATCTTTTTTCTGCAACAAAACAAAGTAGTGTCGGTATATCTTTGCGAGTGATCGATCGCATGCATGTGCACCGTGTTTTGCCGGTGGCGGTTCCGCTTAGTGTCAATGGCTCGCGCGTGATGCGGCAGCGG
This genomic stretch from Leguminivora glycinivorella isolate SPB_JAAS2020 chromosome Z, LegGlyc_1.1, whole genome shotgun sequence harbors:
- the LOC125241108 gene encoding glycine-rich cell wall structural protein-like, translating into MAARLGLSGFLLASFGVCFATFGHEHVHIRIHIPEPHHESKEVIVHEHHDDHGGDGGGYGGGHGGGFGGGHGGGHGGGHGGGGGFGGGHGGGHGGGHGGGHIEIQSLHGGFIDHLKSHGGGGHGGGHGGGFGGGYGGGHDGGFGGGHGGGFGGGHGGGFGGGHDHGGGHDFGGGHGGGSFDIGGHDSGHGGDHGGFGGGFGGGHGGGFGGGHDHGGGHDHGGGHDHGGGSDFSGSFGGGHGSDLGGYGGGSFGGGHGGGGGHDHGSGHDHGGGGFDLGGSFGGGHGGGHGSSGGHDFGGSIGGGIGGGHDDHHGGGGGGFGGHGGISLVSSDSYSGGHGSGGHGSGGLGSFGGSGGGHDSYSSGGGGHNSYNSGITSYDTYHSGGHGGGGDSYSLGGSGGHGSDIFSGGIGGGHGGGHGGHGGGGDSYTSAIFAGHGGGPYHRK
- the LOC125241344 gene encoding uncharacterized protein LOC125241344 produces the protein MDWWKLFAVLVAVACVHVSADGPKKKIRIHLPQKVKHIHHHKKIYITQHPAQSQYAPAYLPNAEGAVAVPTSVALPSVSSILPLDSEELFEESQNRLPGVAAAGSKLLPLYRARGYYGPNHSEVEDQDYDLDPPPEPEDSYLPSGFSAPLGTAASTPKRVKVLKVNETPRKKVKKVKPKRVITVRNRPQPEEEHPVSSFHEQFYSDVAGTGTIKKIRKPQRVEKIIDGDTEHIHTYSEEHIHKVVFDDRPKLTGVVGLPGAHAPRDHLASMSALAAHHPLIPIKNSQALLALSSDPFTGLTAVGSMGTPSHLEYAAYNPRDVTHDHIFHDHGEITSDMDIIKESLGSPPKGSYNSQGLRISGSAPKRHKHGSQKYPKPPKPSASTDFSYYEGIYAPHSRPKKAPKPTPTTPTPHYEYSSEVNYEDYRRIPAFRVKDKSKLKSRYVTPNPYSNDDKLGDYRLQQASVPAPFSLSNTVVHDYKPTSYDSSASAQTQTGFTNFKDPFVDFKGYSNNFDYDTYASPSNVKASESKDREVARNKHKNKSISTQNISFGGHTQHQSVLDHLEDSNSSESGVTLEDDTPTSAEVNAAFENFKSTEEPTAYTIKETSPVHQYYSAMAIKALHGDPMSAPAASNYNFQYAEPPTPSTTSQPSSVATTTGPTLHFFRVQDTDTAATPTTDNYPGTRQSIRTRERKRLQSVAATKSEPSHRFSVIKDFTSRDKSSGRSVLPTSLRHLHRFTNEHPTDSSTVRGKLKYGDKI